In Camelina sativa cultivar DH55 chromosome 16, Cs, whole genome shotgun sequence, a single window of DNA contains:
- the LOC104753571 gene encoding uncharacterized protein LOC104753571 produces the protein MAENTSAIINTAYATQLHHVNMSNVTKLPASNFLMWGRQIRALLAGYGLAGYLGGTMVGPASTVLRAGTSTPNPEYDLWQRQDQLIVASLLGVTSVLVSRFDQLATLGKPYEHEEQIEYLLGGLPEDYMPIVDQIEGRDTPPTMPTIHEKLMNYDLKLHSQVSATSVVLVTANAAFNKSYGQSNNPLSGFHSWFPTVGWHYTPSLGSQGSPHANAAAIPPYNRANWVMDSGATHHLTSDLSNLSLHQLYSGGEEVQIADGTGLKITHTGSALLPTPSSSLALKDVLYVPDLCTNLISVYCLCNAHKVFVEFYPAYFQVRDLSTGVTPSPN, from the exons ATGGCTGAGAATACTTCTGCTATCATCAACACAGCTTATGCCACTCAACTTCACCATGTGAACATGTCGAATGTCACCAAGCTCCCTGCCTCCAACTTCTTGATGTGGGGTCGTCAGATCCGTGCCTTGCTCGCCGGTTATGGACTTGCCGGCTATCTTGGTGGCACCATGGTCGGTCCTGCTTCCACTGTTCTCCGTGCTGGCACCTCCACTCCGAATCCTGAGTACGACCTTTGGCAACGTCAGGATCAACTTATCGTTGCTAGTCTCCTTGGTGTGACCTCT GTTCTTGTTTCTCGTTTCGATCAGCTTGCTACGTTGGGCAAACCGTACGAGCATGAGGAACAGATTGAATATTTGCTTGGTGGTCTTCCGGAGGATTATATGCCTATTGTTGACCAGATTGAGGGACGTGATACTCCACCCACCATGCCGACCATTCATGAAAAGCTTATGAATTACGATCTCAAGCTTCACTCTCAAGTCTCGGCTACCTCTGTTGTTCTTGTCACTGCCAATGCTGCTTTCAACAAGTCTTATGGCCAATCCAACAACCCAC TTTCCGGCTTCCACTCATGGTTTCCAACCGTCGGGTGGCACTACACTCCTTCTCTGGGCTCGCAAGGAAGTCCTCATGCCAATGCAGCTGCTATCCCGCCGTACAATCGGGCAAATTGGGTGATGGACAGCGGTGCTACACATCACCTCACATCTGATTTGTCCAACCTCTCGCTCCATCAGTTGTACTCCGGTGGTGAAGAGGTCCAAATCGCTGATGGCACTGGTCTAAAGATCACTCATACGGGTTCCGCTTTACTCCCTACACCCTCTAGTTCTCTTGCTTTAAAAGATGTTCTCTATGTTCCTGATCTATGCACGAATCTTATTTCGGTGTATTGTTTGTGTAACGCTCATAAGGTTTTTGTGGAATTCTATCCTGCATATTTTCAGGTGAGGGATCTGAGCACGGGGGTTACTCCAAGCCCGAACTAG